One genomic segment of Brassica napus cultivar Da-Ae chromosome A3, Da-Ae, whole genome shotgun sequence includes these proteins:
- the LOC106444729 gene encoding uncharacterized protein LOC106444729 — protein MRNPPPPSLLSLTVNAALLYISRINDLSHLPEHIVLELFERTLKAGKLNERVLRVFMATGNEEVFAIIADLKIKIDLTPIVPTRCDEKFRMNWSRR, from the exons ATGAGAAACCCTCCTCCTCCGTCTCTGCTCTCCCTCACCGTCAACGCCGCCTTGTTATACATCTCACGCATCAACGATCTATCGCATCTTCCTGAACACATCGTCCTTGAACTCTTCGAG AGGACATTGAAAGCTGGGAAGTTGAATGAGAGAGTTCTTAGAGTCTTTATGGCAACTGGAAACGAAGAAGTTTTTGCTATCATCGCTGATCTGAAGATTAAAATCGACCTTACTCCCATTGTTCCTACTC GATGTGATGAGAAATTTAGAATGAACTGGAGTAGACGCTAG
- the LOC125607309 gene encoding cyclic nucleotide-gated ion channel 17-like gives MDHLGEQRKRAQAAWLRNNRSAMENHLTAVESKQSDEEKEVEVGGEEGEECVDSSPKTKMNTGVMVLASRFAANTRRGIAAQRPRFKKPEDPDFSAEPDD, from the coding sequence ATGGATCACCTGGGTGAACAAAGGAAGAGGGCCCAAGCTGCTTGGCTGAGAAACAATAGAAGCGCTATGGAGAATCATCTCACTGCGGTTGAATCAAAGCAAAGTGATGAAGAGAAAGAAGTAGAAGtaggaggagaagaaggagaagagtgtGTTGACTCAAGTCCAAAAACAAAGATGAACACTGGAGTTATGGTTTTGGCTTCACGTTTTGCAGCTAATACAAGACGTGGTATTGCAGCTCAGAGACCTCGGTTTAAGAAACCTGAAGATCCTGATTTCTCTGCTGAGCCTGATGACTGA
- the LOC106441047 gene encoding RING-H2 finger protein ATL13-like, whose product MNFSRENMIKTTQNLLSPSSLPRSNTNFDLNSKISPSILLIIIILSIIFFISGLLHLLVRFLLTPSSRDSEDYFDNVTALQGQLQQLFHLHDSGVDQSFIDTLPVFHYKSIIGLKNYPFDCAVCLCEFETEDKLRLLPKCSHAFHVDCIDTWLLSHSTCPLCRSSLLSDLSPQRDHRPSFLLVLESASEHSSREIACVADNDAHTNAHSRSNSQLGFVGSNYLGPTRSGSGRGDQNQDGELGGSVEKVVPFAVKLGKFRNTDIEEGSNSNNNIVSSSSLDDRRCFSMGSYEYIMDEETALKVHVSTKKVPSKNRPLPGHRMAMSECGFDPSGSLKFSGSGSMRIVEEATEKNVVRRESFSVSKIWLRGKKEKPSKVEVKVDGSLASSSSGRAFSFGLSNQDAKNESSCEEVNQKGENESSLEVKTPSFARRTMLWLAGRQNKVVHSSSPSNV is encoded by the coding sequence ATGAACTTTTCTCGGGAAAATATGATCAAGACAACTCAGAATCTCCTCTCTCCTTCATCACTTCCACGATCCAACACAAACTTCGATCTGAACAGCAAGATCAGTCCAAGCATTCTCCTAATAATCATAATCCtctccatcatcttcttcatctccggCCTCCTCCATCTCTTAGTCAGGTTCCTCCTCACACCATCGAGCAGAGACAGCGAAGATTACTTCGACAACGTCACCGCTCTTCAAGGCCAGCTTCAGCAGCTTTTCCACCTCCACGACTCCGGAGTCGACCAATCCTTCATCGACACGTTACCTGTTTTCCATTACAAGTCCATCATCGGTCTCAAGAATTACCCCTTTGATTGCGCCGTGTGTCTCTGCGAGTTCGAAACAGAGGACAAGCTTAGGCTTTTGCCTAAATGCAGCCACGCCTTTCACGTTGATTGTATCGACACGTGGCTTCTCTCTCACTCGACTTGTCCCTTGTGCAGATCGAGTCTCCTCTCTGATCTCTCTCCTCAGCGAGATCATCGTCCTTCGTTTCTCCTCGTTCTTGAATCCGCTAGTGAGCATAGCTCGAGAGAGATTGCTTGTGTGGCTGACAATGATGCGCATACTAATGCTCATTCACGGTCCAATTCTCAACTGGGGTTTGTTGGTAGCAATTATCTTGGACCCACCCGGTCGGGTTCGGGTCGTGGAGACCAAAACCAAGATGGTGAGTTGGGTGGTTCGGTTGAAAAGGTTGTTCCTTTTGCAGTTAAGCTAGGGAAGTTTAGGAACACTGATATTGAAGAAGGAAGTAATAGCAACAATAACATTGTTAGTAGCAGCAGTTTAGATGATAGGAGGTGTTTTTCAATGGGGTCATATGAGTATATTATGGATGAAGAAACTGCACTTAAGGTTCATGTTTCAACCAAGAAAGTACCAAGCAAGAACCGTCCCTTGCCCGGCCACAGGATGGCTATGTCTGAATGCGGGTTTGATCCATCAGGGAGTTTGAAATTTAGTGGCAGCGGATCGATGAGGATCGTGGAAGAGGCCACCGAGAAGAATGTAGTTAGAAGGGAGAGTTTTTCGGTATCGAAAATTTGGTTAAGGGGTAAGAAAGAGAAGCCTAGTAAGGTTGAAGTCAAAGTGGATGGGTCATTGGCTTCATCATCTTCAGGAAGAGCATTCTCTTTTGGGTTATCGAACCAGGATGCGAAAAATGAAAGCAGTTGTGAAGAAGTGAATCAAAAGGGCGAAAACGAGTCATCTTTGGAGGTGAAAACACCATCTTTTGCTAGGAGGACTATGCTTTGGCTTGCAGGGAGACAAAACAAGGTTGttcattcttcttctccatctaaTGTCTAG